One window of the Nocardia huaxiensis genome contains the following:
- a CDS encoding MarR family winged helix-turn-helix transcriptional regulator, protein MTDDPQPLDDHFHPRGLLRYPIYALGKLHKAMHAELGTPLREHWVLTYLAERSDISQQEMAHAMGIDRSEVVRLIDSLEKAGQVTRTRDPHDRRKYQLAITAAGERERVRTEARIDEATDLLMARLTPAERETLHRLSLKALGFDADGL, encoded by the coding sequence GTGACCGACGACCCGCAGCCCCTCGACGACCACTTCCACCCCCGAGGACTGCTGCGCTACCCGATCTACGCGCTCGGAAAGCTGCACAAGGCGATGCACGCCGAACTCGGCACGCCGCTGCGCGAGCACTGGGTGCTCACCTATCTGGCCGAGCGCAGCGATATCTCGCAGCAGGAGATGGCACACGCCATGGGCATCGATCGCAGCGAGGTGGTGCGGCTGATCGACAGCCTGGAGAAGGCCGGTCAGGTCACCCGCACCCGCGATCCGCACGATCGGCGCAAGTATCAGCTGGCCATCACCGCGGCCGGGGAGCGCGAGCGGGTGCGGACCGAGGCCCGCATCGACGAGGCCACCGATCTGCTCATGGCCCGGCTCACCCCCGCCGAACGCGAAACCCTGCACCGGCTCTCGCTCAAGGCGCTCGGCTTCGACGCCGACGGACTCTGA
- a CDS encoding DHA2 family efflux MFS transporter permease subunit encodes MTQTRTDNTDPADLAPPVDSGKIPAHVWRTAFVVVFGAIMGMLDTSLINIGLHTIGADLHAPLATMQWVASGYLLALGVSLTVCGWLARRVGVGRLWLTALAAFTVISAACALADTANWLIALRILQGLAAGVMIPAGQTLLGQAAGPQRMGRVMGVVGVAVVGAPALGPTIGGLMLAHWSWQWLFLINIPLGIIGFGLGLRYLPLGPGTPGHRLDIAGVMLAGGGVAAIVYGLTELGEGGGSVTAVSVWLPMVLGLLALAGFIARAVRSTRPLLDVGMFTNRVFAAANTAGFFAGASMFGVMVLLPLYFQVLQGTSLIRTGLALIAFGAGGAVALPIGGRLTDRYGGGVVAVAGNLVVAITVLPFVFLPADANALLVQPLLFAAGVGTALASTPLVSAAYAAVRPDQLPDATAFVNILQRVGGAIGVAVIAVILSRTTASDTDPITGYHLSFAAVALLSLAAAVASVLLRNRQRA; translated from the coding sequence ATGACGCAAACGCGCACGGACAACACCGATCCCGCCGATCTGGCGCCTCCCGTCGATTCCGGCAAGATTCCCGCCCATGTCTGGCGCACCGCCTTCGTCGTCGTCTTCGGCGCGATCATGGGGATGCTCGACACCTCGCTGATCAATATCGGCCTGCACACCATCGGCGCCGACCTGCACGCACCGCTCGCCACCATGCAGTGGGTGGCCAGCGGATACCTTCTCGCCCTGGGGGTTTCGCTCACCGTCTGCGGATGGCTCGCGCGCCGCGTGGGCGTGGGGCGGCTCTGGTTGACGGCCTTGGCCGCCTTCACCGTCATCTCGGCTGCCTGCGCCCTCGCCGACACCGCGAATTGGCTTATCGCCCTGCGGATTCTGCAAGGACTCGCGGCGGGCGTCATGATCCCGGCCGGTCAGACCCTGCTCGGTCAAGCCGCCGGACCACAGCGCATGGGCCGCGTCATGGGTGTGGTCGGCGTCGCGGTGGTCGGCGCACCGGCCCTCGGCCCGACCATCGGCGGCCTGATGCTCGCCCACTGGAGCTGGCAGTGGCTGTTCCTCATCAATATCCCGTTGGGAATCATCGGTTTCGGTCTCGGCCTGCGCTACCTGCCACTGGGTCCGGGAACGCCCGGGCACCGCTTGGACATCGCCGGTGTGATGCTCGCCGGCGGCGGCGTCGCGGCAATCGTCTACGGCCTGACCGAGCTCGGCGAGGGCGGCGGTTCCGTCACCGCTGTATCGGTCTGGCTGCCAATGGTTCTCGGCCTGCTCGCCCTGGCCGGATTCATTGCCCGAGCAGTACGCAGTACCCGCCCGCTACTGGACGTCGGCATGTTCACCAACCGCGTCTTCGCGGCCGCGAACACCGCGGGCTTCTTCGCGGGCGCATCCATGTTCGGCGTAATGGTCCTGCTGCCCTTGTACTTCCAAGTCCTGCAAGGAACCAGCCTGATCCGCACCGGCCTCGCCCTGATCGCCTTCGGCGCGGGCGGCGCGGTCGCCCTCCCGATAGGCGGCCGCCTCACCGACCGCTACGGCGGCGGCGTCGTGGCCGTCGCCGGAAATCTCGTGGTGGCAATCACCGTACTGCCGTTCGTCTTCCTCCCCGCCGACGCGAACGCCCTGCTGGTGCAACCACTCCTGTTCGCCGCAGGCGTAGGCACCGCCCTGGCGAGCACCCCATTGGTCTCGGCCGCCTACGCCGCCGTCCGCCCCGACCAGCTCCCCGACGCCACCGCCTTCGTCAACATCCTCCAGCGCGTAGGCGGCGCGATAGGCGTAGCGGTGATAGCCGTGATCCTCTCGCGCACAACAGCATCGGACACCGATCCCATTACCGGCTATCACCTGTCCTTCGCCGCAGTCGCCCTGCTCTCGCTCGCCGCCGCAGTGGCCTCCGTGCTGCTCCGCAACCGGCAGCGCGCGTGA
- a CDS encoding GntR family transcriptional regulator, which translates to MPSRPRLPRLPQLTPPLDAKRGYSQHEILAELRRLILEGNLPPGGGLPLGELARQFTVSAIPVRESLQVLIGEGLVEHRPNFGYQVTLLTAAELRELYVVRESLESAALAAAVHRATEEDHRIAVETHARLERAVLTENAVAYHRETRNFHLALVRPSGMPRVVHMLEYAWNITEPVQPMVHASTSDRVILQADHSRQLAAFLARDADALLAAADEHHARLNGVVSKLPTDTGLFADPGRSEDI; encoded by the coding sequence ATGCCGTCTCGACCACGCCTGCCGCGATTGCCGCAGCTCACTCCCCCGCTGGACGCCAAGCGCGGGTACTCGCAGCACGAGATTCTCGCGGAACTGCGCAGGCTGATTCTGGAGGGAAATCTCCCGCCGGGCGGCGGGCTACCACTGGGCGAACTGGCCCGGCAGTTCACGGTCAGCGCGATCCCGGTGCGGGAATCGCTCCAGGTGCTCATCGGCGAGGGCCTGGTCGAGCATCGGCCCAACTTCGGCTACCAGGTCACCCTGCTCACCGCCGCTGAGCTGCGGGAACTGTATGTGGTCCGGGAGAGCCTGGAATCCGCGGCGCTGGCGGCGGCCGTGCACCGGGCCACCGAGGAGGATCATCGGATCGCGGTCGAAACCCATGCGCGGCTCGAGCGCGCGGTGCTCACCGAGAACGCGGTGGCCTATCACCGCGAGACCCGCAATTTCCATCTCGCCCTGGTGCGGCCGTCCGGCATGCCGCGCGTGGTGCACATGCTCGAATACGCCTGGAACATCACCGAACCGGTGCAGCCCATGGTGCACGCCAGCACCAGCGACCGGGTGATCCTGCAGGCCGATCACAGCCGGCAGCTGGCGGCCTTCCTGGCCCGTGATGCCGACGCGTTGCTGGCGGCCGCCGACGAGCATCACGCGCGGCTCAACGGAGTAGTGTCGAAGCTGCCCACCGACACCGGATTGTTCGCCGATCCGGGCCGGTCAGAAGATATATAG
- the kstD gene encoding 3-oxosteroid 1-dehydrogenase, with translation MDQDSTAGETVDLIVVGSGAAGMAAAITAARHGLSTVIVEKSRYWGGSSARSGGGVWIPGNSVLRRDAPADSLEAARTYLEHIVGGHVDGEKIDAYIDRGPEALEFLMENSALRLEWVRGYSDYLPESPGGLASGRSCEPVAFDARELSGDFATLHPPYAESPLGVIVKQGDYRWLSTGLRHWRGPVAGLKILGRTILGKIRRQQLIGFGSALMAELMMGVRAAGVPVRLNTAMTELITENDRVVGVVLESRGATMTLRARRGVVLACGGFDHNAEMREKYHRAPVSADYALGAETNTGDGINAALRIGATVSFMGDAWWAPSIPLPKPKGTWFALAERSLPRSIIINARGVRFMNESLPYVEATHRMFGGAYGQGDGPAENLPAWLIFDQTYRNRYVFAGIPGRQPLPRSWFESGALVKADTIEELAGKIGVPADALAATVTRFNAHARAGADPDFGRGVSKYDHYYGDLTNKPNPSLGELTNGPFYAARMVPGDLGTKGGIDTDEYARALRADNSVIEGLYAAGNTSSPVMGYTYAGPGATIGPAMVFGYLAALDAAGVTAAR, from the coding sequence ATGGACCAGGACAGCACGGCGGGCGAGACCGTCGATCTGATTGTCGTCGGATCGGGGGCGGCCGGGATGGCCGCCGCCATCACGGCGGCTCGGCACGGGTTGAGCACCGTCATTGTGGAGAAGTCCCGGTACTGGGGTGGGTCGTCGGCACGGTCCGGCGGCGGGGTGTGGATTCCGGGGAACTCGGTGCTGCGGCGCGATGCTCCGGCAGACAGCCTCGAGGCGGCACGGACCTACCTCGAACACATTGTGGGCGGGCACGTCGATGGCGAGAAGATCGACGCCTACATCGATCGCGGGCCGGAAGCGCTCGAATTCCTCATGGAGAATTCGGCTTTGCGACTGGAGTGGGTGCGCGGCTACTCGGACTACCTGCCGGAGTCGCCGGGCGGACTGGCCAGCGGAAGGTCTTGCGAGCCGGTGGCTTTCGATGCGCGCGAGCTGTCGGGCGACTTCGCCACCCTGCACCCGCCTTACGCCGAATCGCCGCTGGGCGTCATCGTCAAGCAGGGCGACTACCGTTGGCTCAGCACCGGATTGCGGCACTGGCGCGGCCCGGTGGCCGGTCTCAAGATCCTCGGACGCACCATCCTGGGCAAGATCCGCCGCCAGCAGCTGATCGGTTTCGGGTCGGCGCTCATGGCCGAGCTCATGATGGGTGTGCGCGCGGCCGGCGTCCCGGTGCGCTTGAACACCGCCATGACCGAACTGATCACCGAGAACGACCGCGTCGTCGGTGTCGTCCTCGAAAGCCGGGGCGCAACAATGACTCTGCGCGCCCGCCGCGGCGTCGTACTTGCCTGCGGCGGCTTCGACCACAATGCGGAGATGCGCGAAAAGTACCATCGTGCACCGGTTTCCGCCGACTATGCGCTCGGCGCGGAAACCAATACCGGTGACGGCATCAATGCCGCGCTGCGCATCGGCGCGACGGTCTCGTTCATGGGCGATGCCTGGTGGGCGCCGTCGATTCCGCTGCCGAAGCCGAAGGGCACCTGGTTCGCGCTCGCGGAACGCTCACTGCCGCGCAGCATTATCATCAATGCGCGTGGGGTGCGGTTCATGAACGAATCGCTGCCGTATGTGGAGGCCACGCACCGCATGTTCGGCGGCGCATACGGTCAGGGCGACGGTCCGGCCGAAAACCTGCCCGCCTGGCTGATTTTCGATCAGACCTACCGCAATCGCTATGTGTTCGCGGGCATTCCGGGGCGGCAACCGCTCCCCCGCTCCTGGTTCGAGTCCGGCGCCCTCGTCAAGGCGGACACGATCGAAGAGCTGGCCGGCAAGATCGGCGTCCCGGCGGACGCCCTCGCCGCGACCGTCACCCGGTTCAACGCGCACGCCCGCGCCGGCGCCGATCCCGACTTCGGCCGTGGCGTCAGCAAATACGACCACTACTACGGCGATCTCACCAACAAGCCGAACCCGAGCCTGGGCGAGCTGACCAACGGGCCGTTCTATGCCGCGCGCATGGTGCCCGGTGATCTGGGCACCAAGGGCGGCATCGACACCGACGAGTACGCGCGCGCCCTGCGCGCCGACAACTCGGTCATCGAGGGCCTGTACGCGGCCGGAAACACCAGTTCACCGGTGATGGGCTACACCTACGCCGGGCCCGGCGCGACCATCGGACCCGCCATGGTGTTCGGCTACCTGGCCGCCCTCGACGCCGCCGGGGTCACAGCAGCCCGGTGA